GCACACTTGACCCTGCAACAACCGATTATTTCTGGTCGCATTACAATTTTTTAAGGACTTCTGATAATTCTATTTTTGCTAAAGTTTCAAACCAGGGACTTCCTGAAGGCTCGGTTGTAAATTACTATTTCAATCCCGTTGATGGAAGCGATGGCAATCAGTATGTTTTTTTATCCGCTACACCGCCGCAGGTAACGGATGTTGAAGCAACCGCGCAGGGCAGTCCGTTTTCATACAATATCTTGCAGGACGACCGCTCAAGACCTTATATAAAATGGACTGATGGAGATGGTATCTCAGGCACCTACCCTGAATTAAGACCACAGAATCCCAGAGTTACTGAACTTTCGTTTCTGTCACCTGCAACAGTTACCGCGGATATTTACGACGACAAAGATGGATATTATGCATTGCCGGCTGAGAAAGAAAACTTTTCTAATACACTTTCTGTTGGCGAGAATTCAGGACTTTTTTCTGGGAGCGCTTCTGATATTGGTGCGGCTGATTCGTTAGTTCACGATACAAGGGTTTATTATCTAATTAAAGATTATTTAGAACCCGGTGCTACAACAAATGCTGATAGCTACATTAATGATGAGGCTGAAATCCCCAATAATGTTGCTTTAGGTCAAGCACCTGAATACGACCGAAATGATACTAATAGTGATGGCAAGGGTTATGTCCAATTCCAAACTCTTGCAGCAGGTTCAGGTGGCGAATGTTCTGCACAGATTCCATTAAGACCATCTGATGTTAATAAACATCTTTACTATCGGATTTTTGTGTGTAATAATGATTCCGACCCGCAGTATAAATGTACGCCGTCTAGAAATTATATAACTGAACTTAACGAAAATGATGATATCGCTACAAAAAGAAACAACCATGGTGCAATACCTTCTACCTGGACAGACCCGTATTCTGATACTGCGAAAAATTCTGATAAAGACCACGGCTGGGCGATGTATACACGATATGCCGGGCAGATATCAGGTCCGAAAATGATACGAGTCACTGCTACCGCACAGATAGGGAAAACACCTAAATCAATCATCACATATATCAATGCAGAAGGCGGAACAGTCGGCAATATTATCGCAACTGAAATCAAGAAAGGCGTAGAATAAAGGCAGGTTAAAGGGAAAAGGGTAAAGGGAAAAATTAAAGGCTAAAAGTGAAAAGTGAAAAGTGAAAATGAAAAAACTTAATCGCTCAATCGCTCAATCGCTTAATCGCTGCCGTTATGGTTTTACTCTGATAGAAACACTGATTACACTATCGTTGCTTGGAATCATTCTTACTGTTGGAATTATCAAATTTGGCGAGATGGTCCGAAAGACAAAAATAAATACCGCTAAATCGCATATGTATTCACTAAAAAATGCTATCCGCCAACTTGTATCAGATAGAGGTGCTTCTACCGCGTGTATGAGAAGCCTTGGTTACGGAACTGAACAACCAGGGAATTCAACCTATCGCTGGAAACTTGAACTTATAGATGGCTATGATGCAGATGTTTCGTCAGCACCGGGGATTTCAGACCCGCCAGACTGTCCAAGATTAAAAGGCTGGTATGGTCCATATACAAACGAAATCCCGGTTGACCCCTGGAATACCGCATATGAATTCCACGACTATTCTACAGATAATACTAGATTATCAGCAATCGTTTCAATGGGTCCTGACAAGGAAAAAGATATGGACTATACACAGACCTGTAAAAATATCAACCCGCCTGATAAAACCGGCTTCTCTATCGTCTATAAAAACGATAACCCTGCTAACAAAAACAATTTTGATATCGTGTTATGGATGGAATAAATGCAATTAAAAATTAAAAATGAAAAATGAAAAATGGAAAGTCAAAAAATCAATTACTCGTTACTCGTTACCTGTTACTCGTTACGGATTTACACTCATTGAAGTGATGATTGCAGTAGCGGTGCTGGTTATTGCACTGGTGCCGTTGTTAAAATTTCTTACAGATAGTATAAAAACGACACAGTTTTTTGGCGACCAGTCAAAAGCAGATAAACTGGCACAGGAGTTGTTAGAAGAAATTAAAGGCAAAAAATGGGACGAGAATTCACCGCCTGATGGCTCGCCAATAGATTTAGCAAATGCATCAAATATCGGGATTGATAGCGGCGAATCGCTTTCTAATAAACTGACTTTTGACGATATTGACGACTATAATAGTTATCAAGAAACAGTATTATCAAAATTTAGCCGAAAAGTTATTGTTAAATATTATACTATTCCTGATAGCGGTGGCGAAATGCAAACTGCAGGTGATGGATTGGGTTCTGTGAAAACAAATTACAAATGGCTGCAAATAACGGTTTCCTGGCAGGCTGATAATAAACAATGCAAAGTTGCTATTGAATCCATAAGGTCAAACTACCGAAAATAAACGCAGATTACACAGATGAAAAACGCAGATTACGCAGATGAAAAACCTACTCGCTTACTCGCTTACTCGCTTACTCGCTGTCATTCCGGTGTTACCTTGATAGAAGTGCTTGCAGCAATCCTGATTTTATCAATAATATGTATCACGCTTGCCCGATTCTCAAGATATGCATTTGAGACATGGTGGACTTCGTCAACCAAACTGGCAATGCAACAGGAGGGCAGAGAGGTTTTATACTGGCTGAATCAGGATATGAAAGGCGCAAGGTTCTCATCTATTGGAACGATTTTCTTAAATACCGGGTTTGAACAGCCATATTCTAAAAATGAATCACCTGAAAGCTGGGATGCGTTGCCAGACGGGATTACCAGAATCGGGCCTTCAGACCCCGGTGGTGCCAGCAATCCGCAAATCAAATCCGGCTTCTATAGTTGCGCTGTTTCTACTTCAGGTGTTTATTATTCATCGGCATTCTCAACAATTACCGTCGCAGGTAACTACTATTTTACGGGGTTCGTTAAAACATCATCAACCGACACAGTAGCAGAGATGTCTATCTGGAATCAAACATCAGAACTTAAATCGCTCTCTTCTTCTACAACTTATTGGGTGTATAAATCAACAACAATTTTATTTGGTAGCGGTGATATACTGCGAATCCGCCTGAAAAACTCAAAACAGGGACTGGTCTCCTATTTTGATGATGTCTCTTTAATACCACAGAATCTAATTCTGTCAGAATCTTATAGTTCAAATTATTACGGCTGTTTTAAGAACAACCCGGATACAGGAAATATTATAGAATTTGAAACATATATCACAACTGATATCGCAAGTGGCTCGTGGGGTGGCTGGCAGAGATACAGGTTCAGATACGACCCTGTCCAAAAATATCTATACAGAGAATACCGAGTCGGCTCTGATTGGGCAAAAGCACCAGGGCTTAATCCAGTCGCTGAAAATGTGAAATCATTGAATTTATTGCTGGTCGCCGGTTATATAAATATTTCAGTCGAAACGGAGAAAATACTGCCCGGCAGAGGTAATGAAAAAAAATCGTATACTTTACAAACAAGAATCTATCCGATGCTGCCATAAAAGAGCAGGTTAAAGGTTAAAGGTTAAAAGTTAAAATGAAAAAACTATTTGCTATTCGCTATTCGCTATTTGCTGTTTCTAACGGTGCAGCGCTTGTTACTGCGTTAATTTTTCTTGTTTTTCTGAGTGGTATTGGGATTGCACTGGTTGTATGGCTTACCTCCGAGTCAAAACAGGCAACACATAAGAAACTGGTCACCGCGGATTTGTATTTAGCAGAAGCCGGTACAGAAAAAGTAGTTTATCTGTTAAGGTCGTCAACTGCAATAGCAAAACCGTTTCTTGATGATTTGCCAAACGATACAACCACATTTACATACTTTATCCGAGGCACAAGCGTAGTCGTTACTATTG
The nucleotide sequence above comes from Elusimicrobiota bacterium. Encoded proteins:
- a CDS encoding type II secretion system protein GspG, giving the protein MKKLNRSIAQSLNRCRYGFTLIETLITLSLLGIILTVGIIKFGEMVRKTKINTAKSHMYSLKNAIRQLVSDRGASTACMRSLGYGTEQPGNSTYRWKLELIDGYDADVSSAPGISDPPDCPRLKGWYGPYTNEIPVDPWNTAYEFHDYSTDNTRLSAIVSMGPDKEKDMDYTQTCKNINPPDKTGFSIVYKNDNPANKNNFDIVLWME
- a CDS encoding prepilin-type N-terminal cleavage/methylation domain-containing protein, with amino-acid sequence MKNEKWKVKKSITRYSLPVTRYGFTLIEVMIAVAVLVIALVPLLKFLTDSIKTTQFFGDQSKADKLAQELLEEIKGKKWDENSPPDGSPIDLANASNIGIDSGESLSNKLTFDDIDDYNSYQETVLSKFSRKVIVKYYTIPDSGGEMQTAGDGLGSVKTNYKWLQITVSWQADNKQCKVAIESIRSNYRK
- a CDS encoding prepilin-type N-terminal cleavage/methylation domain-containing protein — translated: MKNADYADEKPTRLLAYSLTRCHSGVTLIEVLAAILILSIICITLARFSRYAFETWWTSSTKLAMQQEGREVLYWLNQDMKGARFSSIGTIFLNTGFEQPYSKNESPESWDALPDGITRIGPSDPGGASNPQIKSGFYSCAVSTSGVYYSSAFSTITVAGNYYFTGFVKTSSTDTVAEMSIWNQTSELKSLSSSTTYWVYKSTTILFGSGDILRIRLKNSKQGLVSYFDDVSLIPQNLILSESYSSNYYGCFKNNPDTGNIIEFETYITTDIASGSWGGWQRYRFRYDPVQKYLYREYRVGSDWAKAPGLNPVAENVKSLNLLLVAGYINISVETEKILPGRGNEKKSYTLQTRIYPMLP